A region of the Herpetosiphon gulosus genome:
GTTCGAGTCGAATATCGCTGCGCATGCTAATGCCACAGTGATTTGATGCATAGGGCGCACTCACCACGATCGTTAATCGCCGCAGCACATGCTCGCGCCAACCCTGTCGCCCAAACGTATTCTCGGTACTAGCAACCATAACGGCAGCAAGGCCAGCGGCATCCTCAAAAAGCACATAGCATGGCGCTTGATTCCGCCAGCCATGCTCCATTAACCGTTGCCACGCCGAACCCATAGCCAATTCATCAGTTGTGATCTGATCCCACGCAGACTGATCAAGCTGATCAATGGAATAGACAATGCGATAGTTCATCACAGTGCCTCGGTTAGGACAGGAGGGGTCGAACGGACAATATCAATATGTGAACTGGCTTGATGCACTTTGGAGATCACGCAGCGCAATTTACCCGTTCGTCCGCGCTCAAACGTCGTCGTTGGAATAATATGAAGCTCAACTGGCTCGCGGAAAAGATCGTGCAAGTTCTGGCGAATCATGGGCATGGTTGATTCAGCGTACCCTGGCATAATATTGACATAGACTTTAATGGTATCGAGCGTTTCTTGAACTAAAACGTGTTCAAGCATGCCAGGAAGATGCTCAAAGGCGGGATTAACGATCCGTGGGCTGATGCGTCGCCCACTTGGTAAGACCACGAAATCGTCAACGCGGCCTTGAATTAAGGCCATGGTGGGAAAGCCAGAGCCACATGCACAGCGTTCAGTCGTGCCAAGTGCGCCAACATCACCAATGGCATATCGAATGATGGGTTGGGCGTAATTGGTTAATCCGGTAATGACAATCTCGCCATTCTGGCCTACGCTAGCAGGTTGACCATCATTTAACACTTCAACAACCACATTATCGGCGGCAATATGGTACTGATGATATCGGCACTCATGGGTTACATGATGGAATTCGCAGGTTGAATAATCATCAAAACAATCGCAATCAAACGCTAAACGAATAATGTCGCGAATCCCTTCAGTTAATAATTCCGAATGCAAATGCACCGCTCGCGGGCGAATTTGGCGCAACTGAGCGTCGCTGGCAACCCGAATAATCATCAAAAGAATTGATGGGTAGGCCGTGATGAGCTGTGGGTTGATGTCCAGTAAGCGTTTGAGGAAGCTCTGCGCATCAGGTTCGCGCAAATTAATCTGTTCGCGTACACCAAGCCCAAAGCGCTCCCATGGGAGTGTTATCAATGGATCAAAAGCGGTATAGGCTACGCGATGCCAAGGCCGATAGCCAATCGACCAAAGATGTCGAAAGGCATTGGCAAAATAGGTATCGAATGCAGCCTTGCTGTGATACACATGAAATACCTTGCCCGATGAACCAGAGGTTGGTTCATGAATGGTATTTGTAGTGGTATAGCCAGTTGCGAGCAACTGATCACTGGGCGTTGTCCGCAGTTCTTGTTTAGTGGTGATTGGAAAATGGCGCAGGTCATCCATCGTGCGAATATCGGCTGGGGTAATGCCAGCTGTCCGCATTTTCGCCTGATAAAACGGACTAGATTGCCACGCATGCGTGATCATCGACCGCACTTTGTTGGTTTGGAGGGCATAAACCTGTTCCGGATCAAGCCGCTCTTGGGAGAGTGCCTGAATGATTCCCAGTCCTTGGCGCTTCATTTGGGCTACCATGATTAAACGTCTCCTGTTCGAATGGTTTAGATGATTGGAGTTTTTGGTGCGTGATTGGGTTCACCCAACTCATCCCATAGGTCATAGGTATCGCTCACACTGCTCTCGAAAAGCAACGGTGGGGTTGATGCAGTGTGCTGCTTGCGTCTGCGAAAAATCATCTGCCACAAATCAGGATCAAATACATAATGACCAAATGAGACGAAAACGCCTAAGGTTGCACGCCAATCATCGCGACTGATCCCATCGTAGACCGTATTGGGATCGCGAAATTGAAAAAACGGCGGCTCAATCTCATGGCGTTTAGGATTGGTGAGATAGTGGAGAAGATCGCCGGGAAACAACCAACGACAGCGTAGCCCGACTGTATAGTGATGTTGCTGCGGCACTGGCTGATCCCGCGCAACCTGATATAAAATAGCGGGAAAATCGATCCCAGAACTAATGGCTAATTGCACCGAAGCCCAAAAACGGGGATTAATTTCCATAAACATGAGTTCGCCCGTTTCGGAATTTTGCATGTATTCGACTTCGGCCAAACCATACCAACCTATTTCTCGTAGGAGCGCGACCGTTTGTTCCACCAATTCTGGAAGCCACACACTCTCTTGAACGGTGCTCAACCCATCAACCACAGGAAAATGGCGAATTTCCTTTTGGACAAATGAACAGATTGCCTCACCACGCTTATCCATAATCACGCAGACATCAAATTTAGTTCCACTTGGAACCCGTTGTTGAATCATTGGATACGGATACGTTTGATGAATCGCATACCATTGTTGGGCGACATCATGTGCTTGCTTGACATAGGCAATGCCTCGACCAGCAGAGCTTGTCCGAGGTTTAATAATGACATCGCCGCCCAGCCGTACAGCAGCCAGTTGCGCTTGTTCAAGCGTGCGAGGTAAGGATGTTTGGGGATGTGGAATATTTAATTTCCGAAGGATCTTCACAATCTTGGCTTTATCCAAACCATACATGACTTGTTCTTGGCCTGGAATTGGCACATGGGTGACTTTTTCAAAATCATCACGATAACGTGCACATAGTTGTAAGGTGATATCATCGGTTGGAAATAAAACATCATGCTTCTTTTTATGCAAATAATCTAATAAAAAATCAACAAATTTTTCAGGATTATTACGTGGATGTGGATACAAGACTGATTCGTGACAATATTTTGAGAGAAATGTTGGCGAAAATCGGGTAGTACTTCCTGCGGTAACAGGAATCCCTTTCCGTCCTAGCGATTGGCAAATAACCAGCGATTTGCGTAATAATGCGTCCGTCACAAACACAAAAAGACCCTCATAGTAGGAATAAAGGTAGAACGCAAAAAAGCTTCAGTTAATAATGTCGTAGCGTGAGGAATGCTTTTTGATGAGAGATTTTGCTAGGAAGAAGAGTGAATGCTATACAGTAGAGGTGTTCTTTCGATAGAACAAATTGTGCATTACAATCAAATCTGCTTTTCCTAGTGTACCTCCAGCGAACAAAATCCCAATAAATGAGATTAACCCAAAGCAAGAAATCAGTAGGATATGATCGGAAGGAAAGATGAGGGTGAGGATAATGATCATGCTACTCGCAATACCTGGTGGAAGAAAGAGTGACCATGGGTTGAGGATGGTAAGGTGTTTTTGTAATTCATAGTAGAGAACGCTCGCGAGGAAGCTATGAACTGCAATGTAAATCCATGTTGCTCCGATCAAATGATACTGCCACGTAACTAACATAATCACTGGCATACTTATTAAAAAACACGTACCGACAAGCATAGCTGAACGGCGGGCATACCCCATTGTTTCAAGAATATTAACCACGACCGTTGTTAAAAATAATGGGGGTAGACTCCATGCTAAAATTCGTAGAATAGTAGCAGCAGCAGCATATTGATCTGAAAAGATCTGAATAATTAAAGGCGTTAGGAGATAAATACTGCTCGCTGCTAAAAATCCTAGAATCATCGAATATCGGAGTAGATTGCTGGCAATCACCGTGATATCACTACGCTGTTCATGAATGGAACGAACAAGCAATGGGATTGATGCAGTAATCAAGATAGCAGGAATAGATGTTGTAATTAAGGTTAAATTATAGACCGATGTAAATAAACCTACACCTACTGAACCAACAAAGACCGTAATTGCAATAATTATGATGCGATCAAAGAAGAGAAGGAGGATATAGTTTATCCCAAACGGTAAGGCGGTGAGTAACGTTTTTTTAATCAAGTGAAAATTAAAATCAATATGAATATCTATTTTAATTTTTTTCATATCGACGAGACAAAAGAATAAGGCCACACCGGTTGCTCCAGCATAGATTGGTGCAATCCAAAAAATATCCTTGGTGATCCATGTTGCAATACTGGTACCAATCGCAATTAAGATGATCTGCAACAAGGAGTTGAGGGTTTGTGCCTTCATGTGTTCTATGCCACGCATATATGCCCATAAGACGGTTAGAAACGAGTGCAGATTACTATACAATCCCATCCAGACAATCAACCACCAATAACTGGGGTCATAGAAAATGATCACCAAGAGCACAAGCATTCCAATAGGAATGAAGATGAGCTTGAGCGCAAAGATAGTACTTAACTGTTGGCTAATCGATTGGTCGTGTTTTGCCGATTCACGAATAATATATTCGTCTAAGCCCATGTTAAACGCGATACTGAGAATAATCGAAAGGTTAATACCCGACGATAAAATACCAAAATGATTTGGTCCAAGGGTATTCGTCATGTATAGCGTTGCGGCAAAACTAATAATCCTGATGCCGAAAAAACCAA
Encoded here:
- a CDS encoding oligosaccharide flippase family protein, with the protein product MQQVLKNLISLIIGFFGIRIISFAATLYMTNTLGPNHFGILSSGINLSIILSIAFNMGLDEYIIRESAKHDQSISQQLSTIFALKLIFIPIGMLVLLVIIFYDPSYWWLIVWMGLYSNLHSFLTVLWAYMRGIEHMKAQTLNSLLQIILIAIGTSIATWITKDIFWIAPIYAGATGVALFFCLVDMKKIKIDIHIDFNFHLIKKTLLTALPFGINYILLLFFDRIIIIAITVFVGSVGVGLFTSVYNLTLITTSIPAILITASIPLLVRSIHEQRSDITVIASNLLRYSMILGFLAASSIYLLTPLIIQIFSDQYAAAATILRILAWSLPPLFLTTVVVNILETMGYARRSAMLVGTCFLISMPVIMLVTWQYHLIGATWIYIAVHSFLASVLYYELQKHLTILNPWSLFLPPGIASSMIIILTLIFPSDHILLISCFGLISFIGILFAGGTLGKADLIVMHNLFYRKNTSTV
- a CDS encoding ATP-grasp domain-containing protein; this encodes MYPHPRNNPEKFVDFLLDYLHKKKHDVLFPTDDITLQLCARYRDDFEKVTHVPIPGQEQVMYGLDKAKIVKILRKLNIPHPQTSLPRTLEQAQLAAVRLGGDVIIKPRTSSAGRGIAYVKQAHDVAQQWYAIHQTYPYPMIQQRVPSGTKFDVCVIMDKRGEAICSFVQKEIRHFPVVDGLSTVQESVWLPELVEQTVALLREIGWYGLAEVEYMQNSETGELMFMEINPRFWASVQLAISSGIDFPAILYQVARDQPVPQQHHYTVGLRCRWLFPGDLLHYLTNPKRHEIEPPFFQFRDPNTVYDGISRDDWRATLGVFVSFGHYVFDPDLWQMIFRRRKQHTASTPPLLFESSVSDTYDLWDELGEPNHAPKTPII